TGATTTCGCCGCCCGCAACGGCAAGGACGCCCGGCAGGTCGAGGTTGTCCTGCGCGAGTCAAAGCGCATCGTGCGCATGGTCGGTGGCCTGATCATCGCCGAGACGCGCCACGGCTTTATCTGCGCAAACGCCGGGGTGGACGCCTCGAACGTCCCGGGCAACGATACGGTCTGCCTTCTCCCCGAAGACCCGGACGCCTCCGCCCGTCGCATCCTGGCCGCCGTGAAAGATCGCCTCGGCCTGAGCCGCGTCGCCGTGATAGCCACGGACTCGTTCGGGCGCCCGTGGCGGGCGGGCATAACGAACATCGCCGTGGGAGTCGCAGGCATCTCACCGCTCACTGACTACCGGGGCGGCAAGGACCCGCACGGCTACGACCTTGAAGCAAGCGTCCTCGCCGTCGCCGACGAACTCGCCGCCGCCTCCGAACTCGTCATGAACAAGGTCGACGCCGTCCCCGCCGCCATAGTCCGCGGCTACCCGTTCAAGGCCGCCGAAGGCTCCGCAACGGAGCTCGTCATGCCCCCCGAAAGAGACCTTTTTCGGTAGAGAAAGCGATGTAGAACCGGGTAACATACGGCGCAAAGTCAGCGATATACCGGCGTTTTTCGCTGATTCGGGGAGAAATTTTCTAAACCCGACAAAAAATGTCGGGATTAGCATTGACGCTCCGGTGAGCGGTGCATAACATCAGGCGCATGGATCATTCGAGGTTGTTCGAGAGGAATCCTGAAAGAGTATTTACCCCCGGCCCGGGCTTTTCACCGGGCTTTTCCATCGTGCCCGCGCGAGCGTGTCGGGTTCGATGTCGCGCCGGGTAGACGCCGCCGGGCCGACCGGCCGGTCTCCGCGCGTTGGAGCGGGGGCAATCCAAGACTTCCGTATTTACAGAGAAACCGCAAGATTTCATATTCAGGAGGGGCAATGAGCGAAGCGTCCACAGCCGCACGGCAGCAACGCAAGACGAAGATGCTTGGGGAAGAAGAGGTCGCATCGACCTCGGGTCGGCTTGAAGGGGCCGATGCGGAGGAGGTGATCCGCTGGGCTCTGGAGCACTACGGGGATGAGTTGACCCTCTCGGTCTCCTTCGGCGGGGCGGAGGGGATGGTGCTCCTCGACATCCTTGCCCGGCAGATGGAGCAGACTGGGATAGACGCGTGGGTCTACACGCTCGACACGGGCTTTCTTTTCGAGGCGACCGTCGACTACCGCGAGCGGGTGCTTGCCCAGTACCCGAACATAAAGTTCAAGGTCGTTCAGCCGGAGCTCACCGTCGAGGAGCAGGTCAAGAAGTACGGGCCGGAACTGTGGAGTTGCGCCCCGGACCTCTGCTGCCAGGTCAGGAAGATCGAACCGCAGCAGCGATGGCTCGCGGACTTCTCCGCGTGGATGACGGGGATTCGCCGAGAGCAGACAACGGCCCGGGCGGACACGGCCATCGTGGACCGGGACGAGTTCTTCGAGGTGGATAAGCTGGCACCCTTGGCCGGATGGTCGAAGGAGGACGTGGACGGCTACGTCGAGGAGCATGGGCTGGAGCTCAACCCGCTTCTCTCGCAGGGCTACAAGAGCATCGGCTGCGAGCCCTGCACCCGTCCGGTCTCCGACGACGAAGATTACCGCGCCGGTCGCTGGTCGGAGTCGGGCAAGGTCGAATGCGGGCTGCACATAGTCAACGGGAAGGTCGGCAGGGCATCTTGAGGTCGCTAAGGTACTCGCAGGACGAGTTAAACAAGCAGGAAAAGGACAAGATCGAGCGGCATCCGCTTGAGATCTACGACGCTATAAGGAACACCTACGCGGACGACCTCTCGAAGATCCACGAGGTTCCGGGTGAGATGGACCGTCTGAAGTGGGCCGGGATCTACCCGCAGAAGCAGGGCGGCGACAACTTCATGATGCGCGTCAAGGTTCCGGGCGGGGTCCTGACGGCGGAGCAGACAAAGGTTATCGGGAAGATAGCTCAGGACTTCGCCGGAGGTCCGCAGCCCAACCCCGTCTTCGGGGACAACTTCCTTGACATCACCACGCGTCAGGATATCCAGATGCACTGGTTTGCGATGTCGGATATACCGAAGATCTGGGACCGCCTCGAGGCCGCCGGGATGACGACGGTCGAGGCGTGCGGCGACTGCGCAAGGAACGTGCTCTCGTGTCCCGTCTCCGGGCTCGGCAAGGACGAGGTCATAGACGCGCTCCCGGTCGCGCGGGAGGTCTCGGACTTCTTTACCGGAAACTGGGAGTACGGGAACCTGCCGCGTAAGTTCAAGATGAGCATCACCGGCTGCTGCGAGGACTGCGCTCAGGCCGAGATCAACGACGTAGGCATGCTGCCG
This sequence is a window from Rubrobacter indicoceani. Protein-coding genes within it:
- a CDS encoding phosphoadenylyl-sulfate reductase → MSEASTAARQQRKTKMLGEEEVASTSGRLEGADAEEVIRWALEHYGDELTLSVSFGGAEGMVLLDILARQMEQTGIDAWVYTLDTGFLFEATVDYRERVLAQYPNIKFKVVQPELTVEEQVKKYGPELWSCAPDLCCQVRKIEPQQRWLADFSAWMTGIRREQTTARADTAIVDRDEFFEVDKLAPLAGWSKEDVDGYVEEHGLELNPLLSQGYKSIGCEPCTRPVSDDEDYRAGRWSESGKVECGLHIVNGKVGRAS
- the cofE gene encoding coenzyme F420-0:L-glutamate ligase; this encodes MNGGIHILPVARMPEVRPGDDLNEAILNSAGNDLRDGDILIVTHKVISKAEGRLVALADVEPSPFARDFAARNGKDARQVEVVLRESKRIVRMVGGLIIAETRHGFICANAGVDASNVPGNDTVCLLPEDPDASARRILAAVKDRLGLSRVAVIATDSFGRPWRAGITNIAVGVAGISPLTDYRGGKDPHGYDLEASVLAVADELAAASELVMNKVDAVPAAIVRGYPFKAAEGSATELVMPPERDLFR